A section of the Archocentrus centrarchus isolate MPI-CPG fArcCen1 chromosome 20, fArcCen1, whole genome shotgun sequence genome encodes:
- the shha gene encoding sonic hedgehog protein, whose amino-acid sequence MLLWTKIVLVGLICLSLVSSGMGCGPGRGYGRRRHPKKLTPLAYKQFIPNVAEKTLGASGKYEGKITRNSERFKELTPNYNTDIIFKDEENTGADRLMTQRCKDKLNSLAISVMNQWPGVKLRVTEGWDEDGHHLEDSLHYEGRAVDITTSDRDKSKYGTLSRLAVEAGFDWVYYESKAHIHCSVKAENSVAAKSGGCFPGSSTVTLQDGTEKAVKDLRSGDRVLTADDDGNLIYTDFIMFIDQDSTMRRIFYVIETDSGQKITLTAAHLLFVSHNSSAEAERGMSAIFASQVQPGQKVFVFHGERSRLEPVTVKRIYTRSHEGSFAPVTAHGTIVVDEVLASCYAVIEDHDLAHWALAPVRLAHWVSSFLFSSQPPSSAQNEGVHWYSKILYQLGTWLLDSHSIHPLGMSVYPS is encoded by the exons ATGCTGCTCTGGACCAAAATCGTTTTGGTCGGTCTCATCTGCTTGTCCTTGGTATCCTCTGGGATGGGATGCGGACCGGGCAGGGGCTACGGCAGGAGAAGACATCCGAAGAAGCTGACACCTCTTGCGTACAAGCAGTTCATCCCCAACGTGGCGGAGAAGACCCTCGGGGCAAGCGGCAAATACGAAGGCAAGATCACAAGAAACTCCGAGCGATTTAAAGAACTGACTCCCAATTATAACACAGACATCATATTCAAGGATGAGGAGAACACCGGTGCTGACAGGCTAATGACTCAG AGATGTAAAGACAAGCTGAACTCGTTGGCCAtctcagtgatgaaccagtGGCCCGGAGTGAAGCTGCGGGTCACTGAGGGCTGGGACGAGGACGGACACCACTTAGAGGACTCCCTTCACTATGAGGGCAGGGCCGTGGACATCACCACTTCAGACAGAGACAAGAGCAAATACGGCACTCTGTCCAGGCTGGCGGTGGAAGCCGGATTTGACTGGGTCTATTATGAATCTAAGGCCCACATCCACTGCTCCGTGAAAGCAG aAAACTCAGTGGCAGCAAAGTCAGGCGGCTGCTTCCCAGGATCCTCCACGGTCACTCTTCAGGATGGCACCGAGAAAGCAGTCAAAGATCTCAGAAGCGGCGACAGGGTCCTGACAGCAGATGACGACGGAAATCTAATTTACACGGACTTCATCATGTTTATAGACCAAGATTCGACGATGAGGAGGATCTTCTATGTGATCGAAACTGACTCGGGCCAGAAAATAACCCTCACCGCCGCGCACCTCCTTTTCGTCAGCCACAACAGCTCCGCCGAGGCGGAGAGGGGGATGTCTGCGATTTTCGCCAGCCAAGTCCAGCCTGGACAGAAAGTGTTCGTCTTCCATGGCGAGCGAAGTCGACTTGAGCCTGTGACCGTAAAACGGATTTACACGCGGAGTCATGAAGGCTCCTTTGCGCCCGTGACCGCGCACGGGACCATCGTGGTGGACGAGGTCCTTGCGTCCTGTTACGCAGTGATCGAAGACCACGACCTGGCGCACTGGGCCCTGGCACCTGTCAGGCTCGCCCACTGGGtgtcctcatttctttttagctCCCAGCCCCCAAGCAGTGCACAAAACGAAGGCGTGCACTGGTACTCCAAAATCCTTTATCAATTAGGGACATGGCTCTTGGACAGCCACTCGATCCATCCACTTGGAATGTCAGTATATCCAAGTTGA